A region from the Arachis ipaensis cultivar K30076 chromosome B01, Araip1.1, whole genome shotgun sequence genome encodes:
- the LOC107615575 gene encoding uncharacterized protein K02A2.6-like, with the protein MTPGKLAPESWKLHVDGSSNSTYGGAGVILENQDGITIEQSVRYEFPVSNNQAEYEALLAGLSLAREVGAKVLEVNTDSQGSWTYPILQYLLDGTLPPDPKEEKRIKRKSPTIPLSQDSYTNTDSRNPCSNASNPRTRSTYSVKSTKAAAATTSEAKLKNCDKCQRHANIHQAAPHQLSIISAERPFGTWGIDLVGPFPTAPGQLKYLIVAIDYYTKWIEAEPLSSITATQCRKFLWRQIITRFGIPEIIILDNGTQFTDKKFREFLEGLRVSHRFSSVEHPQTNGQVESANKIIVKGLKKRLDEAKGLWADELGSVLWSYRTTPQTTTGETPFRLTYGVEAVIPVEIGDPSPRKTVRGNDEEAERDLIDETRSITHLRELALKQRISLRYNHGVIRREFAADDLVLRRNDIGPPTPGEGKLTPNWEGPYRIKAVIGKGAYKFERLNGNEVPRTWNAANLRRYYA; encoded by the exons ATGACTCCGGGAAAGCTCGCCCCCGAATCATGGAAACTACACGTCGACGGCTCGTCAAACTCCACCTACGGAGGCGCCGGAGTCATACTCGAAAACCAAGACGGGATCACGATCGAACAGTCGGTACGATACGAATTTCCAgtgtcgaacaaccaagcagaatacgaggccctctTGGCAGGCCTATCCTTAGCCCGGGAAGTCGGAGCAAAGGTCCTAGAAGTAAATACCGATTCACAG GGATCTTGGACCTACCCTATCCTGCAATACCTCCTCGATGGAACACTGCCACCagaccccaaagaggaaaaacgaATAAAAAGGAAGTCGCCAACTATACCATTGTCGCAGGACAGCTATACAAACAcggattctcgcaacccctgctcaaatgcaTCAAACCCGAGAacacggagtacatactccgTGAAATCCACGAAGGCTGCTGCGGCCACCACGTCGGAGGCAAAAC TTAAAAACTGCGacaaatgccaaaggcacgccaataTCCACCAAGCCGCGCCGCACCAGCTCAGCATCATATCGGCAGAACGGCCGTTCGGCACCTGGGGCATCGACCTCGTCGGACCCTTCCCTACGGCACCCGGCCAGCTTAAATacctcatcgtcgccatagactacTACACTAAATGGATCGAAGCCGAACCCCTATCCTCCATAACGGCAACCCAATGCCGAAAATTCCTCTGGCGACAGATCATCACCCGattcgggatccccgagatcATTATCTTggacaacggaacccaattcACCGACAAAAAATTCAGAGAATTTTTAGAGGGGCTACGTGTATCTCACCGTTtcagctcggtagaacaccctCAGACAAACGGACAGGTAGAATCTGCGAATAAAATAATCGTCAAAGGACTCAAAAAGCGGCTTgacgaagccaaaggactatgggccgacgaactcggaTCAGTCTTATGGTCATACCGAACGACACCTCAGACGACCACGGGAGAAACACCTTTCCGATTAACATACGGTGTTGAGGCGGTCATCCCGGTAGAGATCGGAGACCCAAGCCCCAGAAAAACGGTCAGAGGTAACGACGAggaagcagaacgagacctcatTGACGAAACAAGGAGCATAACCCATCTCAgggagctagccctaaaacaGAGAATCAGCCTAAGATACAATCACGGAGTCATCCGGCGAGAATTCGCGGCCgacgacctcgtcctacgacgaaACGATATCGGTCCTCCGAccccaggagaagggaagctcacCCCCAACTGGGAAGGACCATACAGAATCAAGGCTGTAATCGGAAAAGGAGCGTACAAATTCGAACGGCTCAACGGCAACGAAGTCCCGAGGACATGGAACGCCGCCAACTTGCGACGATACTACGCCTAG